The sequence below is a genomic window from Ciona intestinalis chromosome 1, KH, whole genome shotgun sequence.
ACTGAAATTAACTACAcagtaaaaaatgcgaaaatatttaaaataccgaTACAGTTTGAAGGTAACGACGAAATTCAAGTTCGTAAAAGTGCATTTGTTGAATATGCTTCTTTACGCATTTGAGTTCAAATTCATTTGCATTGAATGTGCCTGTGTTATTCGAGTTTGGTCAAAATTCCAGGCGCGCACAGTTACACGCGCGGGCTGGTATTTGTAAGATCCGatattaacataaaacaaaccaacacgGCCGTTATAACCAGAATTTTCGCGCACACCGTCTTCGTGTCGGCTGTTTTTGCCGGGCCGACCAAATACTTGGCGAAAGTACCGGTTAAAGCGCTAATTTCGTGCGCTACGCATACGAATACGAATGTGCTTACTAATAAGTTTAACATAGGCCATTGAGGTGATGTTATAACAAGGATTCCCTTGGTATCTGCTGCAAGCCATATGTGGTACTGCCCGATGAATAACTGGGAAAATAAACTTAACTCAAGATATGCTtacgtatagtactgtggggtaatacgGTACATTATAGGGGCAACACGGgacattattgttttatttttttgccggttttggtagtaaacaaagaatatttacagaattgtataactGTAGCTCCCCTCCACCGAGACTTTAAAAGAtcgttgtaaatttaaaaacacaataaaaaaatatgcaatttAGGTGCGAATActatcccgtcttaccccacagtactagaacaaaaatgttttagttatgcttccaaattttaattttttttatttttagtgatattttactaaaaaaagattaatttaaTAACTCACCAAAGTGCATAATAATTACCACACAGTATTACGAAACAAtaacaactaaaatatattcgCAATCAaccataaacaaaaattacctCTAAAGATATTTTCCCGAACCAAGCAAAGAAAGAGCTGTAACCTGCTCTCAGATAACCAGGGATATTACGAATCAAAATAAATGCACTTATCTggaagtaaattaattttagttaGGAAAAATATCTggaatttgaaaaatataaaataatttataaatattttttggaaatataaaaaaaaattaaataagttttgttatttaaattaaaataaatgcacTTATCTGAAAattttttctggtaaaaaatgtttttatgtttataaacttaCAGGAATAAGCGATGCAAATGAATGAACTTCGTTACAGCTCTGTTTGTCACTGCATTGTAATGCCCATACCgagtaaaactgaaaaaaataacaaaaaaagagcgatgttaattgttaaaaaaaaaaaagagcGATGTTAATTGTGTCAAATATTGGATTTAGGTAATAACGGCAACCCAACTtcctccacagtactataagaaaaaatgtttagtttgcttttaaatttaaaaaaagttatattttattaaaaaattaataaagttgtgttttacaacaaaaaaattaaaaaagttttgttttactaaaaaataataaaagttatatttcactaaaaaaaagtaatactTTATTCCAAGCCTGGTTTAGGTTACATTCAACTTACCAAAGTGCATAAAATAGAAGCAGTCACTGCAATTAATGAAACTTTGGTTGAAAGTAAACAACCTTGCCTCGAATCATCAACAATTGATAATCTGTTAATTGTAAATCGTTATAAACACacataaatcatttttttttaataaaacaacatattttcaaaaaaacttgcaaaactaaataaacattttaaataactaagcataattttacaaaaaaaagaaactgcaaaactaaataattaattttaataactaaataaatatttaaaaaaaagaactgaaaaactaaataaaaaaaacattttaaagaaacTCAGAACATGATTAATTCTCaatgtacatttatttacattacctCTTAAGAATAATGTATCCGAATGCAAATACAGCTCCATGTAGCATGGCAAACCTATCTAAATGACATCGAAACCACCATTCTCGTACCATGCCTGGTGGTAACTCAAATAAACGAATGACCGGCCACCAGGAAAACATAGATTCAAACAACTCCTGGAAGTGAATATGTACATGAGAAAATGGGTGTTTGATATTGGATGTTCTTTTATGTGAaaattatatacagtaggatgggggaagatgggacacttttaactctattttctcgtcccattcagtagtaaagaaagaacaataaaagaaatatgaaactatgtccttatgactctcatagaccgttgttaattgtttaaaacacagtcaggatatctggatattatgtgctaaaggtgtcccatcttcccccaccctactataaatttatatataaatgtaacttgctttatccttatGTGACGGAAAACGAGTTGTTTCAGCACTAATGTTggttttatacacattgttCTGTGCCAGATTTTACGTTTTATGCAACTTTGCGGAcataaaaaattcattttgtacaacataaaaatttcattttgtaCAATCTTACAATTcagcatttttaatattaaaaatttgccAAGCTATCCTACAGACAGGAATAAAATTGGAAAACATTGcaataatatttcaaaaaaaaatttcactgaaaaaaaaaatccaaacacctaaaaaaatattccaaaaatatttaaaacaaaaaaaaactgcgaatattctaaacaaaacaaaaatatctaccaagaaatattatttatatctaTAAGTAACATATACCTGTGACAGAAACACAAGCACTATAGTAAACAGTAGAAGACTTAACTTGGCACACATTACGAATATTGGGGAGGTAAAAGTAACTTCCTTTGTTTCGCCGTCACCTGGTATGTAAAAGTGTCATTTAAGTGGTATGTAAAagtaataagtttaaaattcaatgtggtcttttggtaaaaactaaatttgcAAGTGGGCTGTTGCATCTTAGTAAAAAGTAAAGTCATTGACCAGAAGCATCTGTGATTTCAACATTCtgaaatttttacaattttacaattcagaaaattttacaatttacaacttaaatttttagaattttCATAATTGTCTGATATTCACTAAGCATTTGTGAAAAGCCTAAAAAGGTCCAGACtgcaaacaattaaacaaataatactTCTACTTAGACCGTTTTGGACAAACaagacaaaaaaattagaGGAGATGTTTTCAATTtaccaaaaacttttttttatttgggggTTTGTAAACCCCCAAACCCCCCTGTCTACGCCActagttatttttattcatttaacttACTTAAAGTTGTTTCTTTATTCGTAGCAACCATATATGCTCTTGGCCACAAAGCCATGAATAAGTAAAGCACAAGAAACCAGAACGAACACATGGGAACAAAGTAATAGAACTGGTACGAGCGATCCATGGTAAGACACAACATTACAGTGAGGAAATTTAAACGAAACATCACCTGcgaaaatatatgtaaaatatatatatatatttgggaatatattaatatataaatatgtatagtggggtgggggaatatgggacacctttagcacataatatccaaatatcctgatcccgttttaaacaattaacaacagtctatgggagtcgtgaggatatagtttcataaatctttgaatattctttgtttactaccaggtaggacgaaaaaatagattgaaaaggtgtcctatcttcccccacccctatatgtatatattgcctgttttaatcagtaaacattggcaccatatatatatatatatatatatatagacgccaaacctggggtggcagggtaggcaggccaaACCTGAAATTGTCTGCACTagattaatcagtaaacaataGGAATTAAAATACTAGATATATAGCACAGTATAGTAGACTGCTATAATGTGTCTAATTATTTGTGCCTCTTTTTGAAacctaaatttgttttatttgatttatataataaaactgttgtaTTAAAAAGCATCTTACCCCAAAAACTCGATGTACCCCAAAGTCACCCTTGTTCCAGAAGTAGGAAAAGTGTCCGTACCCGGTCATGAAGAGATACATGGCTACCAGCAAGCGAACGTGCATATATATTGGTACGTTCTGTTAATTTGttcaaaaatttattaaaatgaaatttactaatttaaaataacatattaaatttactaatttaaactaacatgaaatttattaatgtaagtatttttttattaatttaaaataccataaaatttattaacttaaaataccatgaaatttattaattcaaattaacatgaaatttactaatgtaaataatttttttattaacttccAATAGCATGAAatttattaatgtaaatattttttttattaacttccAATAGCATGAAatttattaatgtaaataattttttattaacttaaaataacatgaaatttattaatttgaatatttttttattaatttaaaataacatgaaattttattaaacaccaGCCTTACCACAGAAGCCCCTGTAACGTGGTAAATAAGAATAACGAGCTGCATCCACCCTTTCCATTCGTCTGTTTGGTCCCGATTCAAAAACActggttgttttgttgaatCAATTCCAAATATACCAAGGAAAACAATATATAGAAGGGGTAAGAAGAAGCGTGTGTTCGTGTAATGCTTGTTGGACTTCATGAAAACATCAgtcctgtgatgtcataattaggATTGTTATTTAACATGTTAGTAACACTGAATGGGAATTTAGTTGaaagtcattttttaaagcgaatttttttttaaataaaataagcaatatatatatatatatatatgtgtgtattgtATACACACTTATTTTCgattgattttatttgtacTTTAAATGTCATTtctaaaactaaaagaaagaatgtttaataaaatgaacaatatatatatatatgtgttgaATAGCCTGTAcacttaatttttgtattttaaactaattgtATCTGTACTTtctaaagaaaatatatacttttttgcaataaaattttttaagaaacGCCACCgttttttaagaaaacaaatttataactaaaaaattGCGCTACCCATTTCAATATACCTGTCGCATATGTAgaagtaaaataatatgaGTGACATCTTAGCAGCAGCATACGTAAGCTCTGCTATGATATTATGGATGCTGTCTTTGTTTTTGGCTACCTCATCTTCATTGGTTGGGGTGGGTTTACCAATGCGCTGGATTCGAATTCCAACAGCCAGGAGAATGCTGTTAGGGAGTAAAGCGAGTTAAATGTAAGAGCGTATATTGCGTGACATAGTGAACAATTTTTGGCTGTTTTAAGaattaaatttggtttaaaataaagtttggaTTCGAATTCCAACAGCTAAGAGAATGCTGTTGGGagtaaagcaagttaaatgTAAGAGCGTTCACTTGTATAAAATGCATGCCATAGTAAAAATACTCCCATAGAGCATTCCATAGTAAAAATACACccccgttggtaattgtttaaaacgcgatcaggatatttgggtatttggtgctaaaggtgtcctattttcccCAGCCTAATATACCGTCAGGTACTATGTGATTATCCCATactatatcccatatttcccaaatgtgttttaaacaattaacagcgccTTTTTAAAGTCATTAGGCTACAATTATATAgttctacaaataaaaaaaatgtcccatcttaccccaacctattaaaCGCAtagttaaaagtattttaaactagcATATGTGATACTCACAATATAAATCCCAATACTGCCATAATTATCTGGACAATGGTTAAAGGGTCAGGTTTTCTACAGCAAGTCCCATCTGTGGCATGCGTCATTTGGTTGCatagtaaatttaaaaggaTACTGACGTcctgaagaaaaaaaaggcAATTTATTTCTGTTGGTAGCAAAATAATGGGTGGGatgatatataatatttttcaaccCTTTGGGGAggagatatattttaacaaattttccatttttgacCGACAGTCACATATTGCTCTCTAGCGACACAGGTGTTTGTGCAGACCAAAAATGATCAATTAGATTTTTGTTCTTGGAAAATTTGCTACAAGAttgtattttgatatttttgatAATGTCATCTAATTTTGAATGTCGTCATCAGAAATCTTGTATTTATGTGTAACTTgggtttttaggtaaaaaatacatgCGGAATTTAGTGCAAGTTGATTCCTGGTTTGTTGACtgccttaaaaaaatattttttttgcttttgacTATGAATACTCACAATATCTGTTATATCTTTTCCCAGGTGTAAACCATCAACTGATTTACTAATCTTTGCACCAGCCAGATCAGCCAAGGACCTAATAACTGGTATTTTGCCATTTGCATGGAATACTTCCATAGCCACAGCATTGTATTCTGATATTAATTCGTTTGTGATGGAACTACGAGCATTTGAGAGTTTGTTTTCATTAACAGGATCTATGGAATAAAGAAtcatattgtttataataaaaaaaaattaaaaaaatttttaaaacatattttttgtaaaaaaaacaaaaaaaaatcatatttttttaggacTTTTAATTATGTCAATACTAGCTTTAACATAAATGCCTACCAAAACTTAAATGTGTTGCCTAAGGACAtatacccacaatggtggcagcatcaaTCCTTGAACCCAGTACTGTATAGTTAACAGGTAAGCACTCTTAACCAATGTAACAAACAGTACATATATACCCACTtttgtataaagtatataaggctttttaaaactgttttcattttatcaaGAATGAAATTTGCGCAAGaagaaaaacatatatatctacatatatacaatataagccttatatttaaattataatttctaaaactcattaactttttagtcatattaaaaaaatacaactgaTTTAAACTGCTGTTATGTATAAACTATAGAAATAACACAGTAAAGTACAATTATGCAATAGGTAGTATGATTGGTCAACTTTAAACTGTATAAAGTACAAAGTACAGAAatcattaatttaatattgtagCAAAACTAATACCTTTGTCCAGTGTGTTTAACTACAACTTTAAACTAtagcaaatttttttattttcatgcaACATTTTTCATGatatattcattaaaaagataaccgttttaccaaaaaaacatggcgttttacctttttccacctaattaaaatgataaagCAGAGGACAAATCTACTgattataatttatgttttatttgcacCTCTAAAAACTTCTTGTCCCACAAGTTGTatgtaaatactaaaaataacTGCTATACAGGAAAAAAGCATATGCAAaatagtaggctggggaaaaacgggacaccttttcatactattttctcgtcccattttttagtaaacaacaaacatttaaagaattataaaactgtattctcacaactcccatagaacgttgttaattgtttaaaacaacatcaggatatttggatataatgtgctaaagtgtcccatctttccccacagaactatataccGCCATAGTTATAAAGCAATATCCAACCTTGTAATATCCAATAAACTTTGGTGCCTTTTTGCATAAGGGAGTCCATATTCAATTTTAACTTAGTTAGATTGGACTTAAATCCCTCCACTCCTAATGGTGAACCAGACGTACGTTTCATAGTGTGCTGAAATAATAGATTTacgaaattaaattttaacagtgtttcaagatgttttttctttttttaacagtgttgccagaagTTTGTTTACTTAAGTGTTTcgaaatgatttttttctatttttatgttgCTGTTATGttgaactgttttaaaaattttgccaggtgtttttaactttttatcgTGCAGTGTTACCAGATTTTTAGTGTCGTCCTATGTTATTCTAATCTTTTTGTTATTCTATAGTTATCATGCACTATTTGaggaaattaaaaattaagtataaaaattaaatacctaAGCTTACAGTTAAACTAGCACAAACTAAAAGCTGTATGActgtattatttaaagaatatgaGGGTTTAATATTTAGACTAACTCGAAAACCTTGTATGGGTTATGAGACTACACCATTAAACTGGTTTAGTGACCtaattgtttatgtatattagtAAAAACATGCATAAGCACAACTTTAAAGTAGTTTTGTGTGTCTATAGGACAGGACAGGTATACATTTACTAAAAACACAATGgttttgtacaattttaataagaaGTTAAGAACTTTTTCAAAATAGGTAAATTTCGCTCAtataaaattgataaaaatgctTTAAGTCTATTCCTACTCTAATTTCATGGGGGATTGGGTTTTAATAGTGCATGAACTGTGTCACCACGtcacatgttttaaatttcttatagtcccccactctactatatataatatatataagtaaatgTAATTGTATTGGCACAAATTTATTGCAGTTTTGTGTCCATTGGTATAATACATTTACTAAAAACACACACTTTTCGCACAATTTTACTAGTAACCTATTCAAAGTAggtaaaattgtaaatttatcCCTATCTTAATACTGTGTATAATTGATTAATAATACTGGTGCAGGAATCATACTTTGTGTTTGTGTTATCATACTTACCACTCCAGCAGATTGAAACACCACCATGGGTTTACCTTCTTCCTGTTAAAGAACGAACAATAATCTTAATCGGAACACGAGCACAATGCATATCAACTATTCTAAGACACAATGGTAAGACACCATAATGCTTCTTGgtaaccaacaaagtaaataaacaaaccaggcacataagatataacagACAAATGATGTGCTTTAATAGTTAATTCCACAAACAGAACACATATTTTGATAGCAGAGTCTAGAAACTTTAACACATGTTATATCTACTGGTACTGGTACAgtgtaatgagccaactctggcctaaattctaggTTTTATAAGAACCTTAACCTCAAAGAATAGTATATGCTGtcaataacaatataaattgaacagtatgtatatgtatatatatattcttaaataccactgttaaaatattaagcaaAACATGCGcagataatttattttaaaattaatgaatacaaatatacaaagtgcctttactttttaaatagaaagttTTCAAAAgaagattttacaaaaagaaacattttataatagtCTGTGTCGCATGTACTGCCGACTGCAAaatcataaataaaacagtaaccTTTTCAAACCAGACAGTTTAAACtctaaattaaacatattttgtagcTTAGGTGTTTGAATGTTTAATGAATGCAAATTATCAACCCAAAACAGTGACTTAACTTATTAACAGAATTAACTATATGAGTTTACACCAACCTTTAACCAGTTGTTATAAAGATCAATTGCGGATGCATTAGGTTCTGGGCGCCACAGGAATTCCTAAAGAAATAACATGACATTGATGTATGAAGTTAAATGAACATAAGGTACATTGTTCTCTGTACAgatataatgtgttttaaccaGCAAGAAAAAgcattcatatatatttaaaaacatacttttaaactgttatttattattatgtgtgaCCATGGGTGCCAAGCCTTTTAGAATGCAGGGAAGGCAGAGATGTGCTATCCCGTTTTCctacaccctactatatatatatatatatatatataatatacaaggAGAAATATAAGTGGATAAAATTTTACTTACCACATTCAAATTTCCACTTTTGAATGGGATATCGAAGTGCTGAGATACATAAAAGTATTATGTAAGCAGCAAGCATACatgattaatatatatattatatatatatatatatatactgtcattacataaatatatatataatagatatAAAGCACGGTCTTACTTACACCACAtctgattaaaaaatattcgaaaATTACGAATTACCAGCACAGTTCTTAAACTTAAACGTGGACAAagtataaaacacattaaaagccttataaagcaacaacaaaatattctatattatatatagttatatactTATATTATTCTGCATTTTCAATGTGTAGAATAGGGCTAATATCTGTCGAGTCACTCTTTATGCCTACATGCTATATATAGGCCCATACTTTTTGTATAGAAGTGTATCACCCATAACGAACCAAACCCTGTTAAAGACCACACCCATACAGAAATAGAACCCACATTATAGGAGTAAGAAAAATAAGATTAGATTTACCGCTTTTGGAATTTCTTCAA
It includes:
- the LOC100177911 gene encoding N-acetylneuraminate 9-O-acetyltransferase, whose translation is MDEKIKMAFSSVTKHVNITAFKKIAFPLVVLLIIVHLMQLYDAGGDTCGRLLDGGTWLDEGVWQPSGCMLHKYKKNEAEKCLANRKVAFVGDSRQRELFYSFVNFVSSEKFEEIPKAHFDIPFKSGNLNVEFLWRPEPNASAIDLYNNWLKEEGKPMVVFQSAGVHTMKRTSGSPLGVEGFKSNLTKLKLNMDSLMQKGTKVYWILQDPVNENKLSNARSSITNELISEYNAVAMEVFHANGKIPVIRSLADLAGAKISKSVDGLHLGKDITDIDVSILLNLLCNQMTHATDGTCCRKPDPLTIVQIIMAVLGFIFILLAVGIRIQRIGKPTPTNEDEVAKNKDSIHNIIAELTYAAAKMSLILFYFYICDRTDVFMKSNKHYTNTRFFLPLLYIVFLGIFGIDSTKQPVFLNRDQTDEWKGWMQLVILIYHVTGASVNVPIYMHVRLLVAMYLFMTGYGHFSYFWNKGDFGVHRVFGVMFRLNFLTVMLCLTMDRSYQFYYFVPMCSFWFLVLYLFMALWPRAYMVATNKETTLSDGETKEVTFTSPIFVMCAKLSLLLFTIVLVFLSQELFESMFSWWPVIRLFELPPGMVREWWFRCHLDRFAMLHGAVFAFGYIILKRLSIVDDSRQGCLLSTKVSLIAVTASILCTLFYSVWALQCSDKQSCNEVHSFASLIPISAFILIRNIPGYLRAGYSSFFAWFGKISLELFIGQYHIWLAADTKGILVITSPQWPMLNLLVSTFVFVCVAHEISALTGTFAKYLVGPAKTADTKTVCAKILVITAVLVCFMLISDLTNTSPRV